The Oncorhynchus tshawytscha isolate Ot180627B linkage group LG12, Otsh_v2.0, whole genome shotgun sequence genome includes a window with the following:
- the LOC112262779 gene encoding proteinase-activated receptor 3 isoform X1 has protein sequence MANLLSGILFCLLVGLSLQDNEKKPKTKRTVPDVLKPKTFKGREYQSNCTAETGPPSLVPLSPGLDVRLEDPAAAYTTGLLSTRLIPSAYLLAMAVGIPSNAFILAFLRLRARSYSMAVLYLSLALSDLLLLLSLALRIHYHLNGNNWVFGEVACRIVTACFYCNVYCSAHTIACISLKRYLAVVRPFLYSRLPKKTWTLGASLGMWGLFGAAVVPELLVRQSFLLPRMGLITCHDILPLEEDSHALLVPYRLTLVCLGFLVPFVTCAWTHVAVVWHLGRSGLDWTPFIRVSTLVFLIFTVCFAPSGVLHIAHYVRLSTSGEDGMYVYTSAAVCLCCFHSCLDPFLCVLMSRTTASRLRFASLRRTPQRLAVPV, from the exons ATGGCAAACCTACTATCTGGGATACTCTTCTGTCTGTTGGTAGGACTCTCTCTCCAGGACAATG AGAAGAAACCCAAGACAAAAAGAACGGTCCCAGATGTGTTGAAACCAAAGACGTTCAAAGGCAGGGAATACCAGTCCAACTGTACAGCTGAGACAGGGCCCCCCAGCCTGGTCCCTCTGTCCCCTGGGCTGGATGTGAGGCTGGAGGACCCTGCAGCAGCCTACACCACAGGTCTCCTCAGCACCAGGCTCATCCCCTCAGCCTATCTCCTGGCCATGGCAGTGGGCATCCCCTCTAACGCTTTCATCCTGGCCTTCCTGAGGCTCCGGGCCAGGTCCTACTCCATGGCTGTCCTCTACCTGAGCCTGGCCCTCTCCGAcctgctcctcctgctctccctgGCCCTCCGCATCCACTACCACCTCAACGGAAACAACTGGGTGTTCGGCGAGGTGGCCTGTCGCATCGTCACCGCCTGTTTCTACTGCAACgtctactgctctgcccacaCCATCGCGTGCATCAGCCTCAAGCGCTACCTGGCCGTGGTGAGGCCCTTCCTCTACAGTCGGCTGCCCAAGAAGACCTGGACGCTGGGGGCAAGCCTGGGCATGTGGGGCCTGTTTGGAGCAGCTGTGGTACCAGAGCTCCTGGTGAGGCAGAGCTTCTTGCTGCCCCGTATGGGCCTCATCACCTGCCATGACATACTGCCCCTGGAGGAGGATTCCCATGCCCTGCTGGTGCCCTACAGGCTGACACTGGTCTGCTTAGGGTTCCTCGTGCCATTTGTGACCTGTGCCTGGACCCATGTGGCGGTGGTGTGGCACCTGGGTCGCTCAGGCCTCGACTGGACACCCTTCATCAGGGTCAGTACACTGGTCTTCCTCATCTTCACTGTGTGTTTCGCTCCCAGTGGCGTCCTCCATATTGCACACTATGTGAGGCTGTCCACCAGTGGAGAGGACGGGATGTATGTTTACACCAGCGCtgcagtgtgtctgtgctgtTTCCACAGCTGTCTGGACCCATTCCTGTGTGTGCTCATGTCCAGGACAACCGCCTCCAGACTACGCTTTGCTTCACTCAGAAGGACACCTCAGAGACTCGCTGTCCCGGTGTag
- the LOC112262779 gene encoding proteinase-activated receptor 3 isoform X2, giving the protein MANLLSGILFCLLVGLSLQDNEKKPKTKRTVPDVLKPKTFKGREYQSNCTAETGPPSLVPLSPGLDVRLEDPAAAYTTGLLSTRLIPSAYLLAMAVGIPSNAFILAFLRLRARSYSMAVLYLSLALSDLLLLLSLALRIHYHLNGNNWVFGEVACRIVTACFYCNVYCSAHTIACISLKRYLAVVRPFLYSRLPKKTWTLGASLGMWGLFGAAVVPELLVRQSFLLPRMGLITCHDILPLEEDSHALLVPYRLTLVCLGFLVPFVTCAWTHVAVVWHLGRSGLDWTPFIRLSGPIPVCAHVQDNRLQTTLCFTQKDTSETRCPGVETLCVCVCVCVSEKEGRFKAMLFE; this is encoded by the exons ATGGCAAACCTACTATCTGGGATACTCTTCTGTCTGTTGGTAGGACTCTCTCTCCAGGACAATG AGAAGAAACCCAAGACAAAAAGAACGGTCCCAGATGTGTTGAAACCAAAGACGTTCAAAGGCAGGGAATACCAGTCCAACTGTACAGCTGAGACAGGGCCCCCCAGCCTGGTCCCTCTGTCCCCTGGGCTGGATGTGAGGCTGGAGGACCCTGCAGCAGCCTACACCACAGGTCTCCTCAGCACCAGGCTCATCCCCTCAGCCTATCTCCTGGCCATGGCAGTGGGCATCCCCTCTAACGCTTTCATCCTGGCCTTCCTGAGGCTCCGGGCCAGGTCCTACTCCATGGCTGTCCTCTACCTGAGCCTGGCCCTCTCCGAcctgctcctcctgctctccctgGCCCTCCGCATCCACTACCACCTCAACGGAAACAACTGGGTGTTCGGCGAGGTGGCCTGTCGCATCGTCACCGCCTGTTTCTACTGCAACgtctactgctctgcccacaCCATCGCGTGCATCAGCCTCAAGCGCTACCTGGCCGTGGTGAGGCCCTTCCTCTACAGTCGGCTGCCCAAGAAGACCTGGACGCTGGGGGCAAGCCTGGGCATGTGGGGCCTGTTTGGAGCAGCTGTGGTACCAGAGCTCCTGGTGAGGCAGAGCTTCTTGCTGCCCCGTATGGGCCTCATCACCTGCCATGACATACTGCCCCTGGAGGAGGATTCCCATGCCCTGCTGGTGCCCTACAGGCTGACACTGGTCTGCTTAGGGTTCCTCGTGCCATTTGTGACCTGTGCCTGGACCCATGTGGCGGTGGTGTGGCACCTGGGTCGCTCAGGCCTCGACTGGACACCCTTCATCAGG CTGTCTGGACCCATTCCTGTGTGTGCTCATGTCCAGGACAACCGCCTCCAGACTACGCTTTGCTTCACTCAGAAGGACACCTCAGAGACTCGCTGTCCCGGTGTagagactctgtgtgtgtgtgtgtgtgtgtgtgtgagtgagaaagaAGGCCGATTTAAAGCAATGCTATTCGAGTGA